From the Eschrichtius robustus isolate mEscRob2 chromosome 19, mEscRob2.pri, whole genome shotgun sequence genome, the window GTCCCATTGGTACCGACCAGACAATTCCACACTTACTGCTTCTGATTACATTTCTGGGGAAGGTTGTAACTGCAGCTATgttaggtattaagtcttggTGTTAGCACGAGTGACTCCACTTAGAGGCTGTTGTTTCTGGTTTAGCAAAGTGAAAAGTCTGATAATTCTATCTTGTGGAGAAAAGCAATGTTTATGCCATGGTAACTTTTCTGAATTCTGTCTGCACATGAATGCATCGCTCTGTGTTTGCCtgtgtattcatatatatatatattcctatttttttgtttgtttagtaaaAGGGATTCATAATTTGTGTATAGATATGTTGTTTGCTCACTTAACAAGAGTTATTCTTATTTACTATTATATCGCCAATTCTAGCAGAATAATTTGGACTGACAATCATgtaatttaagaaattaaaaatacaaattactatTGATCCAACTGGAGAAATCAGAAGACTTATAGCTGTTTGAGCTAGATTAGGAAactttttttcctggttcagaaaTCACGGAAGAACTTAGAGACATGGGTGTCACTGCTGATGAACACAAAGGAAAGCAGGGAAAATGATGCTATTAGCACAGAGGTGTCCCTTAGCCACTGCTTTGGATTCACAATAAGAGTAATGCAAAGACTCAAAATGGAAGAGAGACAATAAACGTAGACAAAGGAGCTCACTATAATCAGGGTGGTGCGTGTGGCTCTAGCCTCATGGGAAGGTCTGGGGGAGAGTCTGTTGCTGTGAATGTGTTGGACTTGTTGCTTGTGCCTGTGAAGGAAAAGGACCATGTACCCACTAGTCCAGATCATGAAGCCCAAACATATAACATCCATGTAAGATAATATAACTGCATGTAATAAGCTGATAAATTTATCAGGCATGAGTGAGGAATGGTATCCATAATTTGTTTTTACACTTATATTTTTGCTACTTCTTGGACCAATTACTCTAATAGGAATGCAGACATTTAGCAAGAGTTGTAGGATCCAGAACAGAAAACTACAGAAGCCAATACACTTTGTGGATCGAATTCTGAAGTACACCCACAAAGAGGTTCTGGGGCAAAACTTAATGGCCTAGAAACCACTCAGAAGGCTGGTAGTGCTGAGAGAAACCCCTCTGGCCACTTTGTGTAAATAGAAGACAAGTTTACATCCAGCATCATCCAGGAAATATTTCAATCCAAAAGCTGCCATTGTCTGTGGGATCCGTCTGGAGAAGAGAGACAAGCTGTTGGCTAAGgccagtggttgacaatctgatCTGTGGATCTCAACTCCTATCCAGTCAACAAAGTGAAGTTTAAATGACAAAGGAAGGAGGATTTTCCCAGGATCCCATCTCCAGTCTGAGTGAGGAAGATGATTTCCATTTCCAGGTTGGCATTCCcttactttcttcttcttttttttttttttttaatttatgtttggctgcgttgggtcttcggcaggctttctccagttgtagtgagcgggggctattctttgctgtggtgtgcgggcttctcattgcggtggcttctcttgttgcagaacatgggctctaggcgcgcgggcttcagtagttgtggcacgcgggctcagtagtgtggcacatgggcttagttgctccacggcatgtgggatattcctggaccagggctcgaacctgtgtcccctgcattggcaggtggattcttaactactgcgccaccagggaagtccaaccctTCACTTTCGTATCTAGGAGATATTGATTTTAATTTgagatagaaataaatgaataaatgctagAAAGATAAATGAACATAAATGTGTCACCTTCTTCTGCTCAGCTGTATCTACTGCTGAACATAGCACATGATTTCCTCTCTTTTGGTAACACATTTGCTTACTTTAACTGGATTATAGCAGTACATACTTATGGGTGCAGTGGTTATTAATTAAGGTCTTATGATGGAATTCATCCAAGTGTTCATATGAGGGGGTATTTGAATAAAGGATGCACCATTCACACAACATATTTTCCTACAGCCATGAACTGAATGAAGATCATTTTCCTCCATATATGATAttaccttcaggatttattcttaaGTGAGAAAAGGCAAGTGGGTTAGGAGATGTTTAGTATTCTACAATTATTCTTATGATTGTGAAGgaataagaatataaataatgtagataaatacacattttctctctacctatctatctatacaattacattaaaaacaattaaagaaTGAACTATAACCTTCAATAAATAATGATATAGAGGGGCAGAGATGAAACAATGTGGAGGGACAGGAATAGAAACTAGATATATCTGAATTAATTTACCTCAATTATAATTTTGACTTTGGggtaaatttaaatatttcacttatttattaaactatattatatcaaaatgaaattaaaacaatcaATCAAATTTACtgacaaaagtaaaacaaatatataaatctcATTGTGTAATAAAGTCGTAGTCTATCCATACAAAATAGTAATACTTaaagtacttttttatttttggcctcactgcacagctttcaggatcttagttccccgaccagggatccaacctgggcccccggcagtggaagcacagagtcctgaccacaggacctccagggaattccccaagtacatttttaaaaacagtttggaCTATACATTTGTACTGAAACATAGCTATGCAAAATCCCtatggagatttaaaaaatttactcatgtttatatttcaagaaaatatttatatttaaaattaataagtaCATTATACAAGAGATTTGTCACAGTTTGATCAAAAGttagaaaaaatgaaaggaaacaatttaagtaaaaattatatcattttaaacttgattggaagaatgaacttaaacttgatctatatttgtttaaatcatatatgtatattctatCTCCTCTCATTAAAGGGATCTACAGATGATAGCCCTGTCCTGAGTAATTACCATCCAAATTACTCAGGCTGTGTTCTCCAAATGCACTTTCTCATGAAAGAAAatagcatctttaaaaaaattgccaATTCCAGATCTAGTGCAGGAAATGTTCAAGACGGAACATCTATTCAATCCAGGACGCAAGGACAGTCTACCACACAACTGGGGTCATGTAAGAATGAGGATGCCACAGGATTCAACTTGAAAAGCATCCCCCTCCACAGTCATGATACAAATTAAATCTCAAAGAAAATTACCTGGACAAGTTTTAAAC encodes:
- the LOC137752525 gene encoding LOW QUALITY PROTEIN: vomeronasal type-1 receptor 1-like (The sequence of the model RefSeq protein was modified relative to this genomic sequence to represent the inferred CDS: inserted 1 base in 1 codon; substituted 2 bases at 2 genomic stop codons), with protein sequence NANLEMEIIFLTQTGDGILGKSSFLCHLNFTLLTGXELRSTDQIVNXLALANSLSLFSRRIPQTMAAFGLKYFLDDAGCKLVFYLHKVARGVSLSTTSLLSGFXAIKFCPRTSLWVYFRIRSTKCIGFCSFLFWILQLLLNVCIPIRVIGPRSSKNISVKTNYGYHSSLMPDKFISLLHAVILSYMDVICLGFMIWTSGYMVLFLHRHKQQVQHIHSNRLSPRPSHEARATRTTLIIVSSFVYVYCLSSILSLCITLIVNPKQWLRDTSVLIASFSLLSFVFISSDTHVSKFFRDF